From Rutidosis leptorrhynchoides isolate AG116_Rl617_1_P2 unplaced genomic scaffold, CSIRO_AGI_Rlap_v1 contig386, whole genome shotgun sequence, a single genomic window includes:
- the LOC139883350 gene encoding uncharacterized protein, which translates to MNIRSEELDVPEAEVEELEEDIEGLTDVISKLQYRNVMDVEHLLNYPNENDVVMELPTDDEIIESVLNDENDPEPDDGSVTQNVSSKEAYQAVITLRNYFLQHEQNNPQVLLALGKIKNEMNFGGKKKQKTIDSFFVKE; encoded by the coding sequence ATGAATATACGATCTGAAGAACTCGATGTTCCCGAAGCAGAAGTTGAAGAATTAGAAGAAGATATCGAAGGATTAACGGATGTCATTTCTAAATTACAATATAGAAATGTGATGGACGTCGAACATCTTTTGAACTATCCTAACGAGAATGATGTCGTTATGGAATTGCCTACAGACGATGAAATTATTGAGTCTGTACTGAATGATGAGAATGATCCAGAACCAGATGATGGTAGCGTCACACAAAATGTGTCATCAAAAGAAGCATATCAAGCAGTAATTACCTTACGGAACTACTTTCTACAACACGAGCAGAATAATCCTCAAGTTTTGCTGGCGCTAGGAAAAATAAAGAATGAGATGAATTTTGGTGGGAAAAAAAAGCAAAAAACTATAGACTCATTTTTTGTAAAAGAATGA
- the LOC139883352 gene encoding putative protein TIC 214 N-terminal part codes for MTELSSGRHSLNRVSSELAVQEHLRPRANVTEPQPARNSVAGFFEDCDDWWPESPEPTTSRASGSERESQDREVEDDIDSENFEVFIVKDMGQDIIVDINKVHYMDSSSEKPVASSGESPTLRDLIGESVNEEDEVQSSIQLENVSATTSFITGQLMMFISIYYAPLHLALGRPHTITVLALLYLLFHFFWNNHKHFFDYGSTTRNSMRNLSIQCVFLNNLIFQSFNHFILPSSMLVRLVNIYMFRCNNKMLFVTSSFVGWLIGHILFMKWLGLVLVWIQQKKSIRSNVLIRSNKYLVSELRNSMARIFSILLLITYVYYLGRMPSPIFTKKLKENVQCLEDDQIKK; via the exons ATGACCGAGTTAAGCTCGGGTCGTCACTCACTTAACCGAGTCTCGTCCGAGTTAGCCGTCCAGGAGCATCTTCGACCTCGTGCGAACGTAACCGAGCCACAACCGGCGAGAAACTCGGTGGCCGGATTTTTTGAG GATTGTGACGATTGGTGGCCGGAATCGCCAGAACCGACGACGAGCAGAGCGTCGGGCAGTGAGAGAGAAAGTCAGGATCGTGAGGTTGAAGACGAT ATTGACAGCGAAAATTTTGAGGTATTCATTGTAAAGGATATGGGACAAGATATTATTGTTGATATAAACAAAGTTCATTATATGGATTCTAGTTCCGAAAAACCTGTTGCAAGCTCTGGAGAAAGCCCAACTTTAAGGGATCTAATCGGCGAAAGtgtaaatgaagaagatgaagtgcaATCAAGTATCCAACTTGAGAAT GTATCAGCAACAACAAGTTTTATTACGGGACAACTCATGATGTTCATATCGATCTATTATGCACCTCTGCATCTAGCATTGGGTAGACCTCATACAATAACTGTCCTAGCCCTACTGTATCTTTTGTTTCATTTCTTCTGGAACAATCACAAACACTTTTTTGATTATGGATCTACTACCAGAAATTCAATGCGTAATCTTAGCATTCAATGTGTATtcctcaataatctcatttttcaatcattcaaccatttcATTTTACCAAGTTCAATGTTAGTCAGATTAGTCAACATTTATATGTTTCGATGCAACAACAAGATGTTATTTGTAACAAGTAGTTTTGTTGGTTGGTTAATCGGTCACATTTTATTCATGAAATGGCTTGGATTGGTATTAGTCTGGATACAGCAAAAAAAATCTATTAGATCTAATGTACTTATTCGATCTAATAAGTATCTTGTGTCAGAATTGAGAAATTCTATGGCTCGAATCTTTAGTATTCTCTTACTTATTACCTATGTTTACTATTTAGGCAGAATGCCGTCACCCATTTTTACTAAAAAACTAAAAGAAAACGTGCAATGCTTAGAAGATGACCAGATCAAAAAATGA